Proteins from a genomic interval of Amphiura filiformis chromosome 9, Afil_fr2py, whole genome shotgun sequence:
- the LOC140160441 gene encoding uncharacterized protein, whose amino-acid sequence MSRCDAVRAIITSRLDYANSLLYGIILHRKTQTDFNVYRPVLPSKAKKYDHTTPLLHELHWLPTRVPSRILFKLLAIVYKCFMDSTTSPSYITELIHQPYIPSRSGLRSAQDNTLLIVPHTCTLTGDKAFFVAGPFG is encoded by the coding sequence ATGTCAAGATGCGATGCAGTCCGAGCCATTATAACATCGAGGCTTGATTATGCCAACTCTCTGCTTTATGGTATTATATTACATCGAAAGACTCAAACAGACTTCAACGTCTACAGACCCGTGCTGCCCAGCAAGGCAAAAAAGTATGATCATACCACACCTCTTCTTCATGAACTCCACTGGTTACCAACCCGGGTACCTAGTCGCATCCTTTTCAAGCTGTTAGCCATCGTCTATAAATGTTTCATGGACTCAACAACATCTCCATCTTACATCACTGAACTCATTCATCAGCCTTACATTCCCAGTAGAAGTGGATTACGCTCTGCCCAGGACAACACACTTCTCATTGTACCGCATACATGCACTCTAACTGGTGATAAAGCCTTCTTTGTAGCAGGACcttttggttaa